The nucleotide sequence TGTACAAAGTGAAAGTTTGCATGGCATAGCGCCATCCATTATGTTGAAGTATTGCTACATAGCTCCGAACTGCATTATTTACAACAATGGTTTTCACACACTTCCCTCAGTTACTGgagtaaatttttaaacaacTAGGATTCTGCACTATCATCACTTCCCTTATTAAAACTGTTGTTTAACAGTCACAATAACCAATTCATAACTATATCCTTTATCTTTCAGTTTTATATCTTGACAAGTTCTATCATCACTCCCAGTTTAGCATCCACACCTCCTATAAAATAGTAGAGTACCCTCAAAGCAATTGTTAGTCCTCTATGGGACTCCAAACTATACCATACTTAATGATATACTTGAGTAGATACATAAAACTCACTCTCAATAACAGCTGGTCTTAAATCTTCCTCTCGCATGAAATCCAAAGGAAAGGAAACAAGATGTCCCTCTATACACTTCAATCTATCTATTGGATCTATTACTTTTGTTTCTCCATTCTCATGACAGACTAACTTATCAGGGGCTATTCCCAAATCTATGGTCGTTTGGCCAAGTTTTTCCTTCCATTGGACCATGTTTTGCCGAAGTGCAGCTCtgcatattttaaaatataataataatgcaTTATAAGAAGTATTACACTAGTAGACTAGAGTGTAAAGAGAGAAAGTGACACAGAAGAAAACTGGGATAAATCCACACCTTGAGTGTATCTGATCATTGGGAATGCAAGCAAAGATTTCATGGTAGATTCTAGTATTTTCCTGTAACACATACAACAAATCATTATATCATAGAAGCAGTGAGTAAAAACCCGTGTATAAATTTCGGACTTTTCAAGAGAATATACCTcctaatctaaatttttatttataaaaaaagagagTAAATAATGTGTTTCTCCCAAAAGTAAAGTCAACTTGTTACTATATTTTgttcatataagaaaaatatcttTTGTTCTGCCTACTATTATATTTCAAAGATCCTATCAGCCACTATGTTGTCAGGAAAAATGTTGTGCTTGATTATTAATATGTAGGGGTGTTAGGACTTAGATGAATGATCTGATTTCTTAACATCTTGATCAACTAGAGGGATGCTGTTAAACGATGCTCTATATAAGAGGAAATACACAAACCAGTAAGACACAATCTGCTAGATCTAGAAAAGTCTAACCTTTGCGGTTGCTGACCATAAATCCTTGTAGGTTGAATCAGCCACTGGATCAATGATTTTACTGATCTGTTACGAGAATGATAACATCGTCAGGAACTAAACTGATGAACATTATCATTGTTATAGTATACCATAACATACAAACAGGAACATAGTACTTATATTGTCAGCATGGTTACTCATGGAAATTATGGTTGAGCTAACTAAAAAAACAGTTAGAGAAACAAAGGCTTAAACATTGCCTATGTTTGCTGTAACAATGTAGTACATACATATGAAAACCCAAATCCTATCATTTTGACTAACCTCTCCATTATGAAGACCAAGATGCTCAGACCATAGGGAACAGCGGAGACTATGGGAAAATTTCCCAGCCTTCCACGGCTTTCCATTCATCAACGATTCAACATATTCTTTATCTTCTATAACAACTCCGATCTAGTCGACAGAAAGAAAGAattaaagtcattttcttcTCAAATCCAAAAATAAACGGCTAATCAAccatagaaagaaaaaaatactagAAACTTTAGCTATAGTTAAATTACA is from Cicer arietinum cultivar CDC Frontier isolate Library 1 unplaced genomic scaffold, Cicar.CDCFrontier_v2.0 Ca_scaffold_5747_v2.0, whole genome shotgun sequence and encodes:
- the LOC101514463 gene encoding phospholipase D zeta 1-like, with the protein product MATSQVYVHSKLMIIDDRVALIGSSNINDRSLLGSRDSEIGVVIEDKEYVESLMNGKPWKAGKFSHSLRCSLWSEHLGLHNGEISKIIDPVADSTYKDLWSATAKENTRIYHEIFACIPNDQIHSRAALRQNMVQWKEKLGQTTIDLGIAPDKLVCHENGETKVIDPIDRLKCIEGHLVSFPLDFMREEDLRPAVIESEFYVSTQVYH